The Calliphora vicina chromosome 3, idCalVici1.1, whole genome shotgun sequence genome contains a region encoding:
- the LOC135954974 gene encoding uncharacterized protein LOC135954974 has protein sequence MAKSKIALYAAGVTCLGFICFALASAAIGIPIWGYYDSPSGGYDFDHGYFGPFKVCKQLAYNREKCGSDVSKFKLSSAIFISGIFAILSSAAFGLFCILSVIQIAMISSREKVVMSYTSMVMTKMVLSLIGGILALVATVMFAVQIDESEKYGFRVSRGISFYLQIVVIILSIPLFVLALYDVLYSKKPGGDPTMMIDAASPSSATTINNPGFKEPRTKNGISVTDASGKPYAGIRNGSGSVASMSTMVTSVSNGSTVESVTRSPLRSSLKKPRPRPENALGIQNPGYSGSGSSPPMRRNGSVKKVRIQTHSTEV, from the exons ATGGCCAAATCGAAAATTGCTCTTTATGCTGCTGGCGTAACTTGTTTGGGTTTTATATGTTTTGCTTTAGCATCGGCCGCCATTGGCATACCCATCTGGGGTTATTATGACTCACCCTCGGGCGGCTATGATTTCGATCATGGTTACTTTGGTCCCTTTAAAGTATGCAAACAGTTAGCCTATAATCGGGAGAAGTGTGGCAGTGATGTGTCGAAATTTAAATTGTCAT CTGCCATTTTTATTAGCGGCATTTTTGCCATTTTAAGTTCAGCTGCCTTTggtttattttgcattttatccGTCATACAAATTGCCATGATTTCTTCGCGAGAGAAAGTGGTCATGTCCTATACATCAATGGTTATGACCAAAATGGTTTTATCCTTAATAGGAG GTATTTTGGCGTTGGTGGCCACTGTTATGTTTGCTGTACAAATAGATGAATCTGAAAAGTATGGTTTTCGTGTATCACGGGGAATATCGTTTTATTTGCAg ATTGTTGTTATTATCTTAAGTATACCTCTTTTTGTATTGGCTTTATACGATGTTTTGTATTCCAAAAAGCCCGGTGGTGATCCCACCATGATGATTGATGCTGCCTCACCATCATCGGCCACAACGATAAATAATCCTGGCTTTAAAGAACCAAGAACTAAAAATG GCATTTCTGTGACCGATGCCTCGGGCAAACCCTATGCTGGCATACGCAATGGCTCAGGCAGTGTGGCCTCTATGAGCACCATGGTCACCAGTGTATCAAATGGTTCCACGGTGGAGTCTGTTACACGCTCACCCTTAAGGTCTAGTTTAAAGAAACCCCGTCCAAGGCCAGAAAATGCCTTGGGCATACAAAATCCTGGTTACTCGGGTTCGGGCAGCTCACCGCCCATGCGACGCAATGGCAGTGTTAAGAAGGTGCGCATACAAACGCACAGCACGGAAGTTTAG